From one Lactiplantibacillus paraplantarum genomic stretch:
- a CDS encoding ROK family glucokinase — MERKLIGVDLGGTTTKFAILTENGDIQQKWSIETTILDEGAHIVPNIIDSINHHIDLYKMDRSQFIGIGMGTPGTVDLNKGTVIGAYNLNWKTLQPVKEQIEKGTGIKFTLDNDANVAALGERWKGAGENGSDVVFVTLGTGVGGGIIADGRLLHGVAGGAGEIGHVTVEPNGYMCTCGKKGCLEQYASATGVVHVARDMAEEFSGDSKLKQLLDNGEEISSKITFDLAKDGDVLAKRVVDRVSYYLGLALANVGNTMNPSSIIIGGGVSAAGDFLLNQVISYFKQFTFPTIRDTTALKLAILGNDAGVIGAGSLAQRFI, encoded by the coding sequence ATGGAACGTAAGTTAATCGGAGTTGACCTTGGTGGCACGACAACTAAGTTTGCCATTTTAACGGAAAATGGTGATATTCAACAAAAGTGGAGTATCGAAACCACGATCTTAGATGAAGGGGCTCACATTGTGCCTAACATCATTGATTCCATCAATCATCATATTGATCTATACAAGATGGATCGTTCACAATTTATCGGAATCGGGATGGGTACGCCTGGGACTGTTGATTTGAACAAAGGAACTGTTATTGGGGCCTATAACTTAAACTGGAAGACTTTACAACCAGTTAAAGAACAAATCGAAAAAGGGACGGGTATCAAGTTTACGTTAGATAATGATGCCAATGTTGCCGCACTCGGCGAACGTTGGAAGGGCGCTGGCGAAAACGGTAGCGATGTTGTCTTTGTAACCCTTGGAACTGGCGTTGGTGGTGGAATCATTGCCGATGGCCGTTTGCTTCATGGTGTTGCGGGTGGTGCCGGTGAAATCGGCCACGTGACAGTTGAACCTAATGGCTACATGTGTACTTGTGGTAAGAAGGGTTGTTTGGAACAATATGCTTCTGCAACGGGTGTGGTGCACGTTGCCCGTGATATGGCTGAAGAATTCTCCGGTGACTCTAAGTTGAAACAATTATTAGACAATGGTGAAGAAATCAGTTCGAAGATTACCTTTGATTTAGCTAAAGACGGCGATGTCTTGGCTAAACGAGTTGTTGACCGCGTTTCCTATTACTTAGGATTGGCCTTAGCCAACGTTGGTAATACGATGAACCCATCGTCAATTATTATCGGTGGTGGTGTTTCAGCGGCTGGTGACTTCTTGTTGAATCAAGTAATCAGTTATTTCAAACAATTCACGTTCCCAACAATTCGTGACACAACGGCTTTGAAGTTAGCAATCCTAGGTAACGATGCTGGGGTTATTGGTGCTGGTTCATTAGCTCAACGGTTCATTTAA
- a CDS encoding Type 1 glutamine amidotransferase-like domain-containing protein, producing MSNLLLSSRAFCHVTLTHAFLALVSPVDRTTAKIVIIVNSVNNGKKHPKMLELQQTVRRLGFVDVQLLDVLTDDLTVLDTATAIILNGGYEFLLLKNLRQMHLLQRLRQLALAGKPIYGISAGAILLGPDLDLYAQLYPEDNTERLTTTTAIGATTIRIYPHYEVHCELNPQLPQLIADWERQTGVSVTRLTNDQGLLLQGSRVQLIERSGS from the coding sequence ATGTCAAACCTATTATTATCCTCACGCGCGTTTTGCCATGTGACATTGACACACGCTTTTCTAGCTTTAGTGTCCCCGGTTGATCGTACAACTGCGAAGATTGTGATTATTGTTAATTCGGTCAACAACGGTAAAAAGCATCCCAAAATGTTGGAATTGCAACAAACGGTGCGACGACTTGGTTTCGTGGACGTTCAGCTCTTAGATGTATTAACGGATGACTTGACAGTGCTAGATACAGCGACTGCCATTATCTTGAATGGTGGTTACGAGTTTTTGTTGTTAAAAAATTTACGGCAGATGCACTTGTTACAGCGGCTACGACAGTTGGCATTGGCTGGCAAGCCCATTTATGGGATCAGCGCGGGGGCTATCTTGTTAGGCCCTGATTTGGATCTATATGCACAACTGTACCCTGAAGATAACACCGAACGGCTGACGACGACAACGGCGATTGGCGCGACGACTATTCGAATTTACCCGCATTATGAGGTTCATTGTGAGCTTAACCCACAATTGCCACAGCTAATCGCTGATTGGGAGCGGCAAACCGGCGTATCAGTCACCCGTCTGACTAATGATCAAGGTTTATTATTGCAGGGATCACGGGTACAGCTGATTGAACGAAGTGGCAGTTGA
- a CDS encoding rhodanese-like domain-containing protein: MVLGALSGLTYVNIVLVIIIAAYFIYELYSYIRRRQVSTMLDEEAFQAGMRKAQVVDLREKKEFDAGHILGARNIPFNSLKVRMNELRKDMPIYVYDQTHTLSTRAVVTLAKNGYSQLYILKPGYARWEGKTKKAKY; this comes from the coding sequence GTGGTTTTAGGTGCATTGAGCGGTCTGACTTATGTTAACATTGTGTTAGTTATCATAATTGCGGCCTACTTTATTTATGAGTTGTATAGTTACATTCGGCGGCGACAAGTGTCCACGATGCTGGACGAAGAAGCTTTTCAGGCAGGAATGCGTAAAGCACAAGTTGTTGATTTACGTGAAAAGAAAGAGTTCGATGCGGGCCATATTTTAGGTGCGCGAAACATCCCATTTAACAGTTTGAAAGTACGGATGAATGAACTTCGTAAGGACATGCCGATCTACGTTTATGATCAAACCCATACGTTAAGTACACGGGCCGTGGTAACATTAGCTAAGAATGGCTATTCACAGCTCTATATTTTAAAGCCTGGCTATGCGCGTTGGGAAGGTAAGACGAAAAAAGCGAAGTATTAA
- a CDS encoding DUF3042 family protein, with protein sequence MKSFTRGFLFGVVATAGAVIGSVLSFKKQVVDPIEDQENKFEENRKKAMRKSRSAHNG encoded by the coding sequence ATGAAATCATTTACCCGTGGCTTCTTGTTTGGAGTCGTCGCAACTGCTGGTGCCGTAATCGGTTCCGTCTTATCATTTAAGAAGCAAGTTGTTGACCCCATTGAAGACCAAGAAAACAAATTCGAAGAAAACCGTAAAAAGGCGATGCGCAAAAGTCGCTCTGCTCACAACGGTTAA
- a CDS encoding glycerophosphodiester phosphodiesterase: protein MLTKIIAHRGSKGTRPENTLPAFIAAIEDGADGIETDVHLSRDGHLIIMHDELVDRTTDGSGRIVDHTLAELKQLDAGRKYSPAYAGTPIPTLDEVVQLLIQRNFTGIFNLEIKTNKIHYEGIEDLVADYFKHHQVPFTLVYSSFYGKSIERLHILQPDVESDSLFKTKVQTAKRLHAQHIVLGYHPDIRWVRFHWFLLPKVQLRPWTVNTARDMRFCYRHRFAGLITDYPGLAREVRKQIQGG, encoded by the coding sequence ATGCTCACCAAGATTATTGCACACCGTGGTAGTAAGGGCACCCGGCCAGAAAATACGTTACCCGCATTTATTGCGGCGATTGAGGATGGTGCGGATGGCATTGAGACGGACGTTCACCTGTCACGAGATGGTCACCTGATAATTATGCACGATGAACTTGTTGACCGCACGACTGATGGGAGCGGTCGCATCGTTGATCACACGTTGGCAGAACTAAAGCAACTAGATGCAGGTCGTAAATATAGCCCGGCCTATGCGGGGACGCCAATTCCAACGTTAGATGAAGTGGTTCAGTTATTGATCCAGCGAAATTTTACGGGTATTTTTAACCTAGAAATCAAAACGAACAAAATTCATTATGAAGGTATTGAAGACCTTGTCGCGGATTATTTCAAGCATCATCAGGTACCATTTACACTGGTTTATTCGAGCTTTTATGGCAAGTCGATTGAACGATTGCATATTTTGCAGCCCGATGTTGAATCGGATAGTTTATTTAAGACCAAGGTTCAAACCGCTAAGCGGCTACATGCGCAGCATATTGTTTTAGGTTATCACCCAGATATTCGTTGGGTTCGCTTTCACTGGTTTTTACTTCCCAAGGTTCAGCTACGGCCGTGGACGGTTAATACCGCACGTGATATGCGGTTTTGCTATCGGCATCGCTTTGCGGGGTTGATTACGGATTATCCGGGATTGGCGCGTGAAGTTCGCAAACAAATTCAAGGAGGTTAA